The genomic interval TACATAACTGGATAGAGACTGCATGTCCAGTTCCTCTCACTGGGGTGAGAGTGGCTCACCTTTATTAGGCACTGGGAAATCCACGTGGTAAAAtgtcttttccctccttttacTTCCAGCTGGTAGGAGGCACTGCCAGTTTAGGCACCTTGTCCTGAGCCTTTCCTAACCCTATTCACACTAAACCAGAGCACAGACTGAGCTGGGTGGAAATTTTAGTGGTTGGTTTGAAATCAGCTTACACAGATTCCTACATGAACAATTGTGTTGATCCAAGGTGGGGTGAGCAGATTAAAGCAGTTCAGAGACTGATACCTGATGTGGAGCTAGAGCAGATTTAACTTCCTTCATACCACTGCTGGCAGGACAGCAGGCTGGTTTTGCTGGCTGGTGGTGGTGTCAGAGTGTGCTGGCAGGAGATAAATGTCCATTTGTCTGATGCCCTGGGGAACACAGATGTGTGAAGGTGAGCTTCCCCTGTGCTTACACCATTTGGCTGCTTCTAACTctgcaaaatgcttttcctCATAGGTGTCAATTTTGATATTGACCTGCCCAACAAGAAGGTGTACATTGACTCAGAGCACAACGTTGACACCCTCTTGGAAACCCTCAAGAAGACTGGAAAGAATGCTTCCTACCTTGGGGAGAAGTCTGCACAGTAGCCTTGCCTGGTGTGAGGAGCTAGGTACATACCAGCTGTACCCAATGTGGAAGAGAGACATCtgagcttttcccagctctcccagtaaAACAGCATCTTCCTGGAAAGcacaaatttaaaaagaccTGCAGGTCCAGCTTCAGCAAACCCCTCATGtcagagaagcagctggagcacaCACAGGGACCCCTTAGCTGTTCTGCACAGCCTGTGTGATCCCAGCCTTGCCTGTAGTGGAGAGGTAGAACACAGCCTCTGTGCCATTCCCACATGGACCCAGAGTTTGCCAGAGCACATTGTGCatgaaaacaaatcccaaacacacTTAacagctgggcagagagagTGGTGGGAGGGTGATGGGACACAAAGAGCCCTTTGGGTGTGAGATGCTGTGGGCTGGCTCTCAGCACAAGGACCTCCAACAGCTGATTCTCCTGATAAGGCTTTTAATCCTCCACTACACTTAAGGATGGAaaaacagcagctccctggtaCTCTTCTGGATGTAAAATGTTGGGTTTCAGAATAGCTCCCAGTACACACATTCCCTGGCCAACTGTCTACTCCAATGACAACCTGATGGTTGCAGCCTGTCAATTTTCCCAGAATTCCAGCATTATGAAGATATGTACAAAACTGTGCTGACTGTAAAATATATTGGCATACAAGGTTCAATTTCAGTGAAAAGAATAAAGTGGGAGAGGGCTGCCCACTCACTGCATGTATCATTCTTTAGTGTGCAAAATTATTACATGGCATCTCCTAAGAATTTGTTTCTGTCAGTGCAGCTTTCTGATCCagtgacatttttttttaatggtctAGTTGGATCATCACAAATGCCCAGCACAGATGCACTGAAACCAGTTCATGCTGATTGAATTCCCAGTCAGTAAATTAAATCAGGGATTTATACCAGCAGGAATTAAATTGATACAAGAAAGAGCTGAGCTGATAGTGACGTGTGTGCAATGGATCTGCATTGCTTAATAGGCTGACAACAGATTTAAAATCTGCAGTTTGTATCATTTGAGCAAGCTCTCTGTGCTtcttagaaattatttaaaatcataGCTGTAATCAAATAACAACCCCACTTAACAGAGGGAGGCTGATCTGAATTGATCAGTACCTTAAATAGTTTTCAGTGTATTTCAGTTTCCTAGTATTGACTGCAAGGGCTGTTACAGCTTGCAGAGACTTGTGGACTATTTGTCTGCAGAATTTAACTATTACAGCAAAGTCAATCTCAAATAAGGGAGGTGTGTCTCTTTTCCTGGCCCAGtttccccatttctttcctTATAAGACATCAAGGCAGCTGGTGAGTCAGTTCAGCTGGCCAGCGTGGCAGAACATTTCTCTGgattcctttgttttcctgttgcaCTTTAACTGAAGCTCTTTGATTTATCCAAGGATCTTGAGACCCAAAACACAGGAGAGCAGGGGGCTGGACTGCCCTTGCAAGATCACTTCAGTCAGGCTAAAAATCCACTCAATTTAAATTTTGCACAGCACAAAGAGAATGTTCTTAGGGGCCCGTCTGTAAAAGAAGGGAGGGAAGTTGCAAatccttggctgtgctggatgAATTTCCTTTGGCCCTCCTCCTGCTTGACCAGCAGAGGGCATCTCTGTATAACATTATCTGCTCTGGGCCTTGCTGTTCTCTCCCcttcatttatttgtttatgtatttattttgcagGAACTCAATCATGACTTCAGCAAAAAGATGCCTTAACAGTCTGCGTGTGTCCCAGCTTGCTGTGTCATTTGACCTTTGCCAGATGTCAGAAAGcagagggctggcaggaggagacAGCTGGGCCTTGTGCTCCAGAAGtggagagggctgggggaggaggtTGTGTGGTGTTTCTAGTCCCACAGTAAATCAAGGCACTGCTTTTAACTTTccgtgtgtgtctgtgtgtcctgtgtgtctTTGTACTGCTTTAAGTGGTTTTCTGTGAAAGAGGCAGCTTTTAGCGATGGAAAACTCCCCTCTCCATGCACCACAGGTCTCCCAGGAAATTGCAGCTATCCTTAGAAGCTGACTGCAACCTCTGCCTGAGGGACATATCTCAGGAGAACTGTGCTTGAATGTCACTTAGATTCAGGGAATCTGCATCTTGGAAGTTGTTTTTCCATCACAGAACAAACAAACTTTCCATTTGGGATGCAAGTGCTGGGCAGAAGCGACTTTGGCAGCCCCTGTAAGTCAAGGATAACCAAGTGTCCTTTAGAGCTCAATGTGGCCTTGAGGCACAAGTGTGCAAAAGAGAATGCCTGGCCTGATGAGAAACACAGAAGGGATGGAGGAAGGATTAGGGTGTGGGCATATCCAAGGTCTCTCATTTCCTGGCCCAGTGACCAGCCTTGTGGACTGTACTGCTGCTTTCATTTAATTCAGGTTCTCAGCCCAGTGAGGGGTTGCATGTGTGTGTCCCAGTCTGCTGTCTGATTTCACATGGGGGGTTCTCCCACACCTACCAGTGACAGGGCTTGTtctacagaaaggaaaagcaactAAAGTTTGGAGGAAAAGGTTactctgcatttcagaaattttttgtaactaatttaaattaattttgtcatAATTGCAATTTATTCTTTCTTAGAGTAGTTTACTGTTCAAAGTCCTTCTTTACCTCTGATCCAAGCATGATTAATTGCTGTAGATGGACTTGCAGGGGACTGGAGAAGCACTTCAAGGAATGTGTTACAGACACTTTTTATTACTGTTTAAATTAAGGGAAGCTAAAGGCTACAAGTGTAACatcattgctttatttttttcttgccttaaaGTCTCCCAGTTTGGCAGGAAGTTTCCAGAGCCAAGACCCAGAACCAGGACCTATTTCTGCTTTGTGTCCATGCACTCAGATGCCCTGTGTGACCCCTCCAGAGTCTTGGGGAGCGAGTGAATTCCTTTCCCTAGACTGCCcttgctgccctgagctggtgTTTGCCAAGCTCAGTTATTATTTATTGCTCTCATCTTCCTCCCAGGCTTGGCCAGAGTCAGTGGCTCAGCTCTGGTGGCTGGGGAGGACGTGTGCTGGCACCTGGCGAGGAGCTGGATGGCACAGTGGCCTTGGAGCCACAATCCTGGTGGCACTTGCTgtctgccaggctggcagggggcaGGGGCAGTGTGGTGCCCACACAGGACAGCTCCCACTCCATCTTGCTGAAACCAAGCTGCTCATCCTTGGTGTGTGGGGAGCAGTTtatgctgccctggctgctctgctccctcctccttgCTCTGCTTTGGGTAAAGCCTGTTATCTCTGAGGCAGACAAGGAAAGGTTTCTGTccacagccagccaggaggtTCATGCACATACCTGAAGCTCCAGCACccatctgcagggctgcaatctcccagctctcccctccATTGTTCAGTGTGGGCAGAGGGCAGACTCTGCTTTAAGCTCTGGCCTGTTGAGTAATGACATCCTGTGACAGTCCTCACTTTGGAGTGTGGGCTGCATTTGGGCTGGATACAGCTGGGATGGTTGAGTCTGAACAGAGCTGCAGGCCTGCAGGGTGGCTGCCTGAGAGGTTTATGGCAAAGCCTTGGGAGAAAAAACAACTTCATAGACTAAAAGGAGAGTCACTACCTAAGCAGAGTTTCCTTGTTCCACCACTGCCCAACTGCAACATCTTCATTTATCATGTTACCCTGAACTTGACTGCATTTCATGGAGAGGGACCCTGACAAGCCCACACGGATAACATCACTGCAGTATTTTCCACAGGAAACAATATGCCAGACACTGAGGCTGTTTTCAGACAAGGAAATGCTCAGTTTGCAATGCAAACAGGAAAGGGTGGCACTTGGAAAAGGAGCTTTCCTATACCACAGACACCAGACTGTGCAGGACATCCCAGGGCCTGCTGGAAGAGTGATGTGTCAGCAGGATGAGCAGCTGGTCAGGTCCATGGTTCATTGCCATCCATGAATGTGGcgtcccagctgcagggacgCTTCACTGTTggtctctttttcctttttgtttaatttcttcacTTCTGGTTTCTTCAGAAGGgtctcagcccagctccagctgaacTGTGAGAATCCACAAACTGCCTCTAGCTGCAGCACCAGTAAGAGCTGGGCAAACCCTGAGGGACTGGCTCTAAAAGTTCTTTTGTTTCCCCTGCCTCAAAGTGATCTTTCCCCCTGACCCCTCTCCACAGTGTTTCCAGCAGACAGCATTTGCTATTCTCACCCacctctgtgtgtttgcagcatTGCTGCTGTGCTTCTGGGTGTCATTTTTCACCCACTGTTACCTTCCCccacattttaaacaaaaatctaATTTAGGTGGAAAAGTCTACAGCCTCCAAAGCCCAGTCGTTTGTCCACAAAAGAAAAGCCGTGGTTATCCCAGGGCTGCCTTAAGCACCACTGGCTTTTGGGCACTTTCTAATTACCTGATGACAGGCAGGGGATGATTTTAGCCAAAAGAGCGGTTGTACTCAGTCGAACCACCCAGTAAATGAGAGAATTTCCAAAATAGCACCACGGGCTGCAGAAAGCAGGCAAAGGACAGGAGAtccccctcagtgcctgcaaaTGGTGATTCCTGGTGGCTTGGAGATGTAAATTGCTGTGAAATTTCAGGGTGGGAAAGAAGGGTTCAGTTTGCAACAATCTCAGGAATTTCACAGGCGTGGCTGTCTGGGTGTTAAGACACACGTGTTTCATGGTTCCATGGGGGATTTATTACCAAAAGATGGGGATTTTCTAGTCTTACTGTGCTTTTAAATGTTTGCTGTGAGaaacagcccagcccaggcttcCACCCTTGCTTGCCTGCCTCCTCCCAGcgcagtggcagagctggggggtgATGAGCACTGGTGGTGGCAGGATCATACCCCCACACTTTTGGGGTCAACATCAGcaacactgccctgagcagctgctaTTTGAGCTaaagctgtgcagctgggcctgggggctgccctggcctggGTGTTCAAAGTCAAAAGCATCACCTGAAGTGGTCAAACCTCTCTGCAAATTATGTGTCCCTCAGGAAGACTCCAAACTGGCTGGGAAAAGCTTGGTGGTCTCTCTGAGCTAAATGTACTGGTCTTGAATCTCTTAAATAAGGTCTGCAAAGAGCCAATCTgcctcagctgggctgaggcCCCTCTATGCTGGGTGATTTGCAGAACTGTCCCAATGCAGCACTGACACACACAGCAACATCAAAGGCCTGGCTGGTTCCCAGCTCCACTGTTGATACATGCAGATTCCCTGAGTGATTATCACAGGCAGCTTTCCACATTGCAgctcccaaagcagcaaaacacacagGGACTGACAGACTCCCCCtccaaaacaggaaaacacacaGGGTTCTGACAGACTCCCCCTCCAAGACTGTGGCagcataaatagaaaaaaaaaacccacccaacaaatcaaacaaacaaaaaacagactTAATTAAGGACTTCAAGAGCAGGAAATGTGCACACGTGTGCTTGCCAgagcacaaatattttcttttggagCTGCTTTCTCCAAGGGTTCAGTGAGGTGATGGAGGCTGGGTTACAGAGCAAGGGTAGCAAACAGTTCCCAGCCCCTCCGGAAGGCAGCGGCCACAGGGCACTGCTGTTCTGCATCCTTCCCCATGCTCCAGCCTTGGCTTTGGGCTCCCACAGTATATACTGAAGCTATTCAACCATTTGGCTAAAAGCAgatggggagggagagaaaacaaagtcaAACGAGAGGGAGAAAGGCAGCTTTTGTGCAGCCTCTGTTTGCAAAAGACAGCCCAAGCCCCTTTTGGACTAAGGTTTAATTTATTGGGCTCTGGAGAGCCGAGGttcacagccccacagctgctgcaggcagtggcacattggggcagaggcagggaaggggtgggagcCAGCTCTGATaagggagcagctccctcagaggggctgtgggatgcacAGGATACGATGTGAGgacctggctgccctggggggaGCAGATCTGCCCTCTGACTCTTCTGCTACAAGGGTCTGTCCAGGTGCCCTGAAGGGATGAGGGAAACTGGTCTGCATAGATGGGAGCCTTCAGCCTGGCCCTTCCTGCTATTGTCCCTCTGCCCATCATGTCTGTTCCTGAGCACCTCCCTAagcactgctgggtgctgcagagctggcttcAGTTTCCTCTTCATCACTCCACACTAGTGGGTTGCTGTCACTGGGGCAAGATACAGACAGAAGAGAGATCTTGCAGTATTTCAGACTTTTCCACAATTCCCAGCTGGCATGGGATTCCCAGGGCAGGACCATCTCTCTCAGGCCATCTGCGACCTGCTCATCTATTTTCAACAGATGGGTgagaaaatgctgaaacaaCAAACACAACTCATCCCCTTGTAAATGCAAGGAGATGCCTGAGCGGAGCAGGAATCCACTGTGTGCAAGTACCCTCCTGTTCCATCTCAGATGGAGCAATTTCCCCCCCTCTGaagcccctgcagggctgtgggcagagcttggCCCACAGAAGCCAATGTCAGCAGGGTGCACAATGCCTGGCAATGACAACAGGGGCCTCGAGCTTAATCTGTTGTGCACAGcttcaaaaaaccccatcccacaCAGCTATTGTCAGGGTGATCCCATCAATTGCATCACCAGTTTGCTTGGGACAGGGGCTGTCTCCAGGGCCCAGGGTGGGGGTGCCTGGGGAGCAGTTctggtgtccctggggctgtcccagggtCTGTGGACAAAGCCACAGTGCAGgcttgtgctgtgctgctctacAAATAGAGCCTAAGGTCCTTTGGCTTTTCCCTTGCCTTTGTCAGCTggtaattattattattatattattttattatcccCACAAAGGCATGGGACACAGGGTCTCCCTTTGGTGGAAAAAACTCACTCTGACACCAACATTTGCTTCTCTATTTCcctgtgcttttccttcccctgcatCTGTCCAGTGCTTCATGCTTGTGccctcccaggagcagccagcaaaGCAGGGAGCTTGGTGGGAATGATCCAATTTCCAGGGCAACTGGGACGGGACTGAGTCCAGAGTGTCCTCGACTCACAGAGCCGCTCTTATTTCTCCACAGTTTCCTCTCCGTTTGCTTTCTTAATTCAGCCTGTTCTTTGCCAGGGAAGAGGCCAAAAAAGCAGAGATGTGGCACATCCAGAGTCCTCCCAGCTGGCTTTACAACTGCTGGGGGATTTTCAGCTTTCCAGTTTCAGGAGCAGCCCTCCAGGCTTGCCTTGCCCTGAGGTCAGAATGTGTCAAAGCATGGTCAAAGCAAGAGCATAGGGAGGCAGGAGGCCAGCTCTGGCTCTAaaggctctgtgctgagcttcTCACCAAGGGTCCATGTGCTACAGACACAGATGTGTGTCCCAGGTATGAATCATCATCCTTTGCCACTAGTGCTGGTCACCTCTGCTATGAACAGCTGAAGATACAAGTCCTGGTGTGTCCAGAAGTCCAGAAATCAACTCAGCAAAGAGTCTCCAACCCCCTCCTGCCATACCCTTGCTTTCCTTCCCCCTGGCAGAGAACTGCTCACAATTCCTCCAAAGATGATCTCAGCATGCCAGAGGGATGGCACGGGCTCAGCTGCACCCCAGGCCTTACAATAGGCCAACAAACCTTCCCTGTGGGCCACCCAGAGATCCAGagaacagcaggagctgtgctctggatCAATGCTGAAAAGCCATTTTGAGGCAAAAGGAGCTGGGCATGAACTGCTCTTTGCCATGGAAAACAATAGACCCAACCCAGTGCTAGAGGGTTTTAAAATTCATCCCTAGAGCAGGATAATGCTGAAAACCTCCAGCTGTTATTTCCAGATTTTCAGCCCCAACAGAGGAGCAGTCAGttcctgccagagcagcaaaCTTGTTCGTGTGTCTGCACAAAACTGACAGCCAGGCATTGCTCCCCACGCTGGCATTGTCCCTCAGCTGTCTGAGCCTCGCAGcatgtggggagcaggagggaaagtgtccctgtcccagctgcagtggggccctccctgggctgcagaccttgctccagggctgggggcagcagctggagcccccCCAGGCACACCAGGCTGGGACCACGCTCCAGATGTGGCCACTGGTAGGTGCAAAAAGAGGGGCCAGGAGATGAGAACTCACTCCTCCCTTCATTTCTTCCAGAGCCCCAGAAATTCAGGGAGAGGGATGAACTTTGTGATTCCACTGGTTGAACACAGGAAATGGTTGAACACAGAgagatttggggaggggtcagaGAAAGAGGTGTCACTTCTCACCCACCTTTTCACTTTCCATCCAGAAGCAGCACAGATTCCCTTGGTAGCATTCACTATTTCTAATACCTAGGAGAAAAACCAGCATGAATGGCCCGGCCTTGAGAGAGATGGCATCAGTGTCAGGCCAGGCACACCTCAGCCAGTGAGGACCTCTCTTCTTGGGGGTTGCAGtggatgatttttaaagttcccttccaatccaaactcTTGTATGGTTCTGGAACTCTCCAGAGTTCCCTGcgggagaggagcaggaaaggagcccttgggcacaggcaggagccaagatccctcagcagctgcccagatGCCCTCACTGTCCACAGCTTCATCAGCCTCTGTGTGCACTAGTGAAGGAGCAGAGGAACATCCCCATGGTGCCTGGATCCTGCTGGTGGCCTTCAATAATCCAAAAGCAGAGTGTGGTCTCCCTCCTGTTTTGCAGCTGAGTACCTCCAGAAGGGCCCAGACAATTCCCTGCACCACCCCACTCATTGAGAAAGCTGCTGTTTCCATAATTTCCCAGTTCCCACCTTTTCCCCCTAAGAGAACAACAGAATAGTTTGAATGTTCATGCCATTAAAAATCCACTCCAGTAATGCTGGTAGTAAATCCTGGGCAATCTTGCTCCCTGGGGTGACGTGGGCAGGCACAGGAGAGAGATTGCAGAGTTTACCTGTGGACATGTCTGAAGTCAAGGAACTGGGGGGTAACATCACCAGGGCTTATCTCATCTCAGAAATTATCTGGTTAGTCTTTGCAGATGCCTGATACAATTAATGTTCATTAGCAGCATTACACAGGGGAGAGTCCAGAGTTCTCTCTCTCCCACATTTCAGGAAGgatgttttctctctgcttttcccaaaaaGTAGAAGCTGAAAGGGGACTTCTCCAAATTTgatagggtttttttaaaatgtgattttggtCCCTCCCTCTCCTCAAACAGCTGCTGATAACACATGCAGGGCATAGGCTGGGGAAGCACTGCTAATTttagcagcagctcctgagggagggccctgctctggccaggcACAGGATGGAAAGTCACAGCGTTTGCTCAGGGCCCCACATGACCTCGCTATTCTGGGGCTGCCCACGTCCCACCTTGCCCCAAGCCCACAGACACAGTGTGGCCTCAGCCCTGggcctcccacagcccagctgctgctgccacagccccgcTCTGCAAACCCCAGCCAGAGGGGATGGTGGTTTCTGAAGGGAAGTAAACAAGCTCCAGGGCTAAATTGAGATCCCCACAGCTCACACACTGAAGCACTGATGGAAGGGGTATTTTCTGCCCACATATGTCCGCTGGATTTTCATCCACCTGAGGGGGTTGTGTCCTCCTGGGTTTCCTTTACTCCCTCATCAGTGAAATTCCATCAAGCTCCACAGAGATGATGTGAATGATTCTGCACTGACTGGCTCTTGCAAAGGCCTATACGTGGCCTTAAAGATTGGAATTGCTCAAGGTAAGAAGACTTTAAGGAACTTGAACTTCCCAGAGTAAAATCCACACAGGACAGGGGAGCTTAGAGAGGTTCAAAGGTGCACAGGAGATGATTTGAAAGGAGCCAGCAAGCAGAGATGGTGTGGAGGTCAGTGCTTGCACTTGGTGTTAGCCTGGCATGGCCATGTCGGTAAATCACAGTCAGATGCCaaaatcccagcactgccccttccagccctgcctgtctgACCCTACAGCCCTTCACATGCGCGACAGGGGTGGCTCAGGCTCACAGAATATCCTGCCCCAAATCTTgtcaaaaaatatttcctgctgtCTCCCCCAATATCTCCTTTGCCAGCTTCTAAGGCTGCCTGTGACTGGCTATGGTGGTGTAACCCCAGTCGGCAACCAAGCACCAACTTTTCCCTCTGTACCCAATCCTCCCAAATGCATTTTGTGAAAACCAACCCCATTTTGCCTCCTCTGAGGGACAGCCTGTTTATGGAGCCTCCTGcgtgcagcagcctggctcaaGCCAGGGCTTGTTCTGAAGtgagctcagctggagcagaaagTATCAGAGCAATGGAGATAAAAATGTGGATTCTCAGGGCGGATGGGTACAGGCTCAGTCGGGGTGGTCCAAGTACCTCAGGCACCTGAAGCACTGTggatgcagccacagctccagcactgctcagtTAGGCCTCAGTTTGGTTTCAGGGaggacagccaggctgctcccaggccTGCAGCCCCACACATTTCCAAGTGAGTGAGATGATAATGCAGGGGCAGTTTGAAGGAGGCAGAGACCTCCCCGTGGGGCGTGGAAGAGCCTTCCACCAGAGAGCCCTGGGACAGCTGTGAGAGTCCCCACAGCTCATAGAAAGAACCAGACATCTCACAGTAAGCCTGTCCTGCtttctggctctgcagcctgctccCAGGCCATGAGTCAGTGCAGAGCCATGCACAGCTGcctctccatcccctgccctgctggatcACAGCTGA from Zonotrichia leucophrys gambelii isolate GWCS_2022_RI chromosome 13, RI_Zleu_2.0, whole genome shotgun sequence carries:
- the ATOX1 gene encoding copper transport protein ATOX1, giving the protein MPKHEFFVDMTCEGCSNAVTRVLHRLGGVNFDIDLPNKKVYIDSEHNVDTLLETLKKTGKNASYLGEKSAQ